In Helianthus annuus cultivar XRQ/B chromosome 9, HanXRQr2.0-SUNRISE, whole genome shotgun sequence, the following are encoded in one genomic region:
- the LOC110877858 gene encoding homeobox-leucine zipper protein ATHB-16 yields the protein MKRNFNCSDSLTHFLSHPLEGEIKSEDDRMYNTEIQSMMDGGGGGGCGVGGDGEDYGGEETGQYGDKKRRLSNHQVKSLEKIFEVDNKLDPDRKVKVAQELGLQPRQVAIWFQNRRARWKTKQLERDYNLLKSNYDLLKHNYHKLEQEKESLAKELSELKSKLQEESTENNEEFEYRENGMFLGSDPTNTNHEVYKSLSYEKTQKLLELKDGHSDSDSSGVLNDENMNISNGNGNGSPSLNMTSFGLSSLCSSSATTELVDPTMSQPQSDPYLASNAEDESCNIFLVDQAPNLCWYFRDHIN from the exons ATGAAGAGAAACTTCAATTGCTCTGATTCTTTGACTCATTTTCTCTCTCACCCACTTGAAG GTGAGATCAAGTCAGAAGATGACCGCATGTACAACACAGAAATTCAGTCAatgatggacggtggtggtggtggtggctgcgGCGTCGGTGGAGATGGAGAAGACTACGGTGGTGAAGAAACCGGGCAATATGGTGATAAAAAGAGAAGATTAAGCAACCATCAAGTGAAATCGTTGGAGAAAATCTTTGAAGTCGATAACAAACTCGACCCGGATAGGAAAGTGAAAGTTGCCCAAGAGTTGGGGCTGCAGCCGCGGCAGGTGGCGATTTGGTTCCAGAACCGCCGCGCACGATGGAAGACGAAACAGTTGGAAAGAGATTACAATCTTCTCAAGTCTAATTATGATCTTCTTAAGCATAATTACCATAAGCTTGAGCAAGAGAAAGAATCTTTAGCTAAAGAA TTGTCAGAGCTAAAATCAAAACTTCAGGAGGAATCAACAGAAAACAATGAGGAATTTGAGTACAGAGAAAATGGTATGTTCTTGGGATCTGATCCAACCAACACAAACCATGAAGTATACAAAAGCTTAAGTTATGAAAAGACTCAAAAATTGCTGGAATTAAAAGATGGACACTCAGACAGTGATTCAAGTGGGGTTCTAAACGATGAAAACATGAATATTAGCAACGGTAATGGAAACGGAAGTCCGTCGCTAAATATGACAAGCTTTGGTCTCTCTTCACTTTGTTCGTCGTCTGCTACGACAGAGCTTGTAGATCCAACGATGTCTCAACCGCAATCAGATCCCTACTTAGCTAGTAATGCCGAGGATGAATCTTGCAATATTTTTTTGGTTGATCAAGCGCCTAACCTTTGTTGGTACTTTCGGGATCATATAAACTAA